The Streptomyces pactum genome contains a region encoding:
- a CDS encoding L,D-transpeptidase has translation MTDGKRRKGLAAASALLGGVLVLSACSSGDADTSGGGDGKTSQAEVDEAAAKKSSEAQIKITPKDNSDNASINNSAGVTVSKGTLTEVKMTATDGTEVEGQISADKTSWKPSGQLERATKYQITATAQDSEGRAAHENASFTTVSPKNSFIGTFTPDDGKTVGVGMPVSINFDKEITDKAAVQKGITVNTTSGQEVACHWFSTQRMDCRPENYWQEGSTVTLKLALDGVEGAEGIYGVQQKSVTFKIGRNQVSYVDAKTKQMKVTQDGKTVKTIPISAGSPENKTYEGQMVISEKFKETRMNGATVGFTDDDGEGEYDIKDVPHAMRLSTSGTFIHGNYWGKGIFGNANTSHGCVGLADAKGADDPNTPGAWFYDNSIIGDVVVVQNTGDKTIAPDNGLNGWNMDWAQWKAGSAV, from the coding sequence ATGACGGACGGTAAGCGGCGCAAGGGCCTGGCGGCCGCGTCCGCACTGCTCGGCGGTGTGCTGGTGCTCTCGGCATGTTCCAGTGGCGACGCCGACACCTCCGGAGGGGGGGACGGCAAGACCTCGCAGGCCGAGGTCGACGAGGCGGCGGCCAAGAAGTCGTCCGAGGCCCAGATCAAGATCACGCCCAAGGACAACTCGGACAACGCCTCCATCAACAACTCCGCCGGCGTCACCGTGAGCAAGGGCACGCTCACGGAGGTCAAGATGACCGCCACCGACGGCACGGAGGTCGAGGGCCAGATATCCGCCGACAAGACGAGCTGGAAGCCCAGCGGTCAGCTCGAGCGGGCCACCAAGTACCAGATCACGGCGACCGCGCAGGACTCCGAGGGCCGCGCCGCCCACGAGAACGCGTCGTTCACCACGGTCTCCCCGAAGAACAGCTTCATCGGCACCTTCACCCCGGACGACGGCAAGACCGTCGGCGTCGGCATGCCGGTGTCGATCAACTTCGACAAGGAGATCACCGACAAGGCCGCCGTCCAGAAGGGCATCACGGTCAACACCACCAGTGGCCAGGAGGTCGCCTGCCACTGGTTCAGCACCCAGCGCATGGACTGCCGCCCCGAGAACTACTGGCAGGAGGGCTCGACCGTCACCCTCAAGCTGGCGCTCGACGGGGTCGAGGGCGCCGAGGGGATCTACGGCGTCCAGCAGAAGTCGGTCACCTTCAAGATCGGCCGCAACCAGGTCTCCTACGTCGACGCCAAGACCAAGCAGATGAAGGTCACGCAGGACGGCAAGACCGTCAAGACGATCCCGATCTCGGCCGGCTCCCCCGAGAACAAGACCTACGAAGGCCAGATGGTGATCTCCGAGAAGTTCAAGGAGACCCGGATGAACGGCGCGACGGTCGGCTTCACCGACGACGACGGCGAGGGCGAGTACGACATCAAGGACGTGCCGCACGCCATGCGCCTGAGCACCTCCGGCACCTTCATCCACGGCAACTACTGGGGCAAGGGCATCTTCGGCAACGCCAACACCAGCCACGGCTGCGTGGGTCTGGCCGACGCCAAGGGCGCCGACGACCCGAACACGCCGGGCGCCTGGTTCTACGACAACTCGATCATCGGTGACGTGGTCGTCGTTCAGAACACCGGCGACAAGACCATCGCCCCGGACAACGGCCTCAACGGCTGGAACATGGACTGGGCCCAGTGGAAGGCCGGTTCGGCGGTCTGA
- the hutH gene encoding histidine ammonia-lyase, translated as MHTVVVGTTGVTASDVLAVARAGARVELSDEAVAALAAAREIVAALAAKPDPVYGVSTGFGALATRHISPDLRARLQRNIVRSHAAGMGPRVEREVVRALMFLRLKTVCSGRTGVRPEVARTMADVLNAGITPVVHEYGSLGCSGDLAPLSHCALTLMGEGDAEGPDGTVRPAGELLAEHGIAPVELREKEGLALLNGTDGMLGMLVMALADLDTLYKSADVTAALTMEALLGSDKVLAAELHAIRPHPGQAASAANMAAVLKGSGLTGHHQDDAPRVQDAYSVRCAPQVAGAGRDTMAHACLVAERELAAAVDNPVVLPDGRVESNGNFHGAPVAYVLDFLAVAVADLGSIAERRTDRLLDKNRSHGLPPFLADDAGVDSGLMIAQYTQAALVSELKRLAVPASADSIPSSAMQEDHVSMGWSAARKLRTAVDNLTRVIAVELYAATRAIQLREGLAPAPASRAVIDAVRAAGVEGPGPDRFLAPDLAAADAFVRAGHLVAAAEAVTGPLR; from the coding sequence ATGCACACTGTGGTGGTGGGGACGACCGGCGTCACCGCGTCCGACGTCCTCGCCGTGGCGCGCGCCGGCGCCCGGGTCGAGCTCTCCGACGAGGCGGTGGCCGCCCTGGCCGCGGCCCGCGAGATCGTGGCCGCGCTGGCCGCCAAGCCGGACCCCGTGTACGGCGTGAGCACCGGCTTCGGCGCCCTGGCGACCCGGCACATCAGCCCCGACCTGAGGGCCCGGTTGCAGCGCAACATCGTCCGCTCGCACGCCGCCGGGATGGGCCCGCGCGTCGAGCGCGAGGTGGTCCGCGCGCTGATGTTCCTGCGGCTGAAGACCGTCTGCTCCGGGCGCACCGGCGTCCGCCCCGAGGTCGCGCGGACCATGGCCGACGTGCTGAACGCCGGGATCACCCCGGTCGTGCACGAGTACGGCTCCCTCGGCTGCTCCGGCGACCTCGCCCCCCTGTCGCACTGCGCGCTCACCCTCATGGGCGAGGGTGACGCCGAGGGCCCCGACGGCACCGTGCGGCCGGCCGGCGAGCTGCTCGCCGAGCACGGTATCGCCCCCGTCGAGCTGCGCGAGAAGGAGGGCCTCGCCCTTCTCAACGGGACCGACGGCATGCTCGGCATGCTGGTCATGGCCCTCGCCGACCTCGACACCCTCTACAAGTCCGCCGACGTCACCGCCGCGCTGACCATGGAGGCCCTGCTCGGCAGCGACAAGGTGCTCGCCGCCGAGCTGCACGCCATCCGCCCGCACCCGGGGCAGGCCGCCAGCGCCGCCAACATGGCCGCCGTGCTCAAGGGCTCGGGCCTGACCGGGCACCACCAGGACGACGCCCCCCGCGTCCAGGACGCCTACTCGGTGCGCTGCGCCCCGCAGGTCGCCGGCGCCGGACGCGACACCATGGCCCACGCCTGCCTCGTCGCCGAGCGCGAGCTGGCGGCGGCCGTGGACAACCCCGTGGTGCTGCCCGACGGGCGGGTGGAGTCCAACGGCAACTTCCACGGTGCCCCGGTCGCCTACGTGCTCGACTTCCTCGCCGTCGCCGTCGCGGACCTCGGCTCCATCGCCGAGCGGCGCACCGACCGGCTGCTGGACAAGAACCGCAGCCACGGGCTGCCGCCGTTCCTCGCCGACGACGCCGGCGTCGACTCCGGTTTGATGATCGCCCAGTACACGCAGGCCGCCCTGGTCAGCGAGTTGAAGCGGCTCGCCGTACCCGCCTCGGCGGACTCGATCCCGTCCTCCGCGATGCAGGAGGACCACGTGTCGATGGGCTGGTCGGCGGCGCGCAAGCTGCGCACGGCCGTCGACAACCTCACCCGCGTGATCGCCGTCGAGCTGTACGCCGCCACGCGCGCGATCCAGCTCCGCGAGGGCCTCGCCCCCGCCCCGGCCTCGCGGGCGGTCATCGACGCCGTACGGGCGGCCGGTGTCGAGGGTCCCGGCCCGGACCGGTTCCTGGCGCCCGATCTCGCCGCGGCGGACGCGTTCGTGCGCGCCGGGCACCTGGTGGCGGCCGCGGAGGCGGTGACCGGGCCGCTGCGGTAG
- a CDS encoding GGDEF domain-containing protein — protein MGDDRRLAAVVALAQGMAAAHSSREAWRAAAVGACLALGGGFAALSVWERELGRLRVLVNVGERAEGEEEFPEDESYPVHQFAEITEFLHERWAGGGEPDAWVETAEGPAAGRPGYVHQRVAALRRRGRGCCVVAPIVLHGRAWGELYVARPVGEPVFARPDADFATVLASVVAAGIAQTERLEEVRRLAYTDALTGLANRRAVDSALDEAVERHREEDVVVSLVVCDLNGLKRVNDTHGHAVGDRLLERFGSVLSLCGAMLPGALAARLGGDEFCLLAVGPSADAVVKAAEELCRRAAELELGDGVACGVASTDDPVGPVRSARRLFRLADAAQYRAKAERSAGPVVAGREGPDDPVVRLADEPSREEDGERRRFRGRHSP, from the coding sequence ATGGGTGACGACAGGCGGCTCGCGGCCGTAGTGGCGCTGGCGCAGGGCATGGCCGCCGCGCACAGCTCGCGTGAGGCCTGGCGGGCGGCGGCCGTCGGCGCGTGTCTGGCGCTGGGCGGCGGTTTCGCCGCGCTGTCGGTGTGGGAGCGCGAGCTGGGCCGCCTCCGGGTCCTGGTGAACGTCGGCGAGCGGGCCGAGGGCGAGGAGGAGTTCCCGGAGGACGAGTCCTACCCGGTGCACCAGTTCGCGGAGATCACCGAGTTCCTGCACGAGCGCTGGGCCGGCGGCGGTGAGCCCGACGCCTGGGTCGAGACGGCCGAGGGTCCCGCCGCCGGGCGTCCGGGCTACGTCCACCAGCGCGTCGCCGCCCTGCGCCGCCGGGGGCGCGGCTGCTGCGTGGTCGCGCCGATCGTGCTGCACGGCCGCGCCTGGGGCGAGCTGTACGTGGCCCGTCCGGTGGGGGAGCCGGTCTTCGCGCGGCCCGACGCCGACTTCGCGACCGTGCTGGCCTCCGTCGTCGCCGCCGGGATCGCCCAGACCGAGCGGCTGGAGGAGGTCCGGCGCCTCGCGTACACCGACGCGCTCACCGGGCTGGCCAACCGCCGCGCCGTCGACTCCGCGCTGGACGAGGCCGTCGAACGGCACCGCGAGGAGGACGTCGTCGTCAGTCTCGTCGTATGCGATCTGAACGGCCTCAAGCGCGTGAACGACACGCACGGGCACGCCGTCGGCGACCGTCTGCTGGAACGTTTCGGATCGGTGCTGTCGCTGTGCGGGGCGATGCTGCCGGGGGCGCTCGCGGCGCGGCTCGGCGGGGACGAGTTCTGCCTGCTCGCGGTCGGGCCGTCCGCCGACGCGGTGGTCAAGGCCGCCGAGGAGCTGTGCCGCCGGGCGGCCGAGCTGGAGCTCGGTGACGGTGTGGCCTGCGGGGTCGCGTCCACGGATGACCCCGTCGGGCCGGTGCGCTCGGCCCGCCGGCTGTTCCGGCTCGCCGACGCCGCCCAGTACCGCGCCAAGGCCGAACGGTCCGCCGGGCCGGTCGTCGCCGGCCGCGAGGGGCCCGACGACCCCGTCGTACGGCTCGCGGACGAGCCCTCGCGGGAGGAGGACGGGGAGCGCAGGCGGTTCCGCGGGCGGCACTCGCCGTAG
- a CDS encoding enoyl-CoA hydratase/isomerase family protein: MSEERFGEFVLVRRHGDGHVAELALDRPKAMNAVSTAMARSIGVACAALGEDRSVRVVVLTSTHERAFCVGADLKERNSFSDADLLRQRPAARAAYTGVLELPVPAIAAVHGFALGGGFELALSCDVIVADRTAVVGLPEVSVGVIPGGGGTQLLPRRVGAARAAELVFTARRVKAAEARELGLVDQLVDEGRDREEALDLASRMAANSPVGLRAAKRALRLGHGLDLRAGLEVEDAAWRAVAFSGDRAEGVAAFNEKRAPRWPGE; the protein is encoded by the coding sequence ATGAGCGAGGAGCGGTTCGGAGAGTTCGTCCTGGTGCGGCGGCACGGGGACGGGCATGTCGCGGAGCTCGCGCTCGACCGGCCGAAGGCCATGAACGCCGTGTCGACCGCGATGGCCCGGTCCATCGGGGTGGCGTGCGCGGCGCTGGGCGAGGACCGGAGCGTACGCGTGGTGGTGCTGACCTCGACCCATGAGCGCGCGTTCTGCGTCGGGGCCGACCTCAAGGAGCGCAACTCCTTCTCCGACGCCGATCTGCTGCGGCAGCGGCCGGCGGCCCGGGCGGCGTACACGGGGGTGCTCGAGCTGCCGGTGCCGGCGATCGCGGCCGTGCACGGGTTCGCGCTCGGGGGCGGTTTCGAGCTGGCGTTGTCGTGCGACGTGATCGTGGCCGACCGCACGGCGGTGGTGGGCCTGCCCGAGGTGTCGGTCGGGGTGATCCCGGGCGGCGGCGGTACGCAGTTGCTGCCGCGCCGGGTGGGGGCGGCGCGCGCCGCCGAGCTGGTGTTCACGGCGCGGCGGGTGAAGGCCGCGGAGGCGCGCGAGCTGGGGCTCGTGGACCAGCTCGTGGACGAGGGGCGGGACCGGGAGGAGGCGCTGGACCTCGCCTCCCGGATGGCCGCGAACTCGCCCGTGGGGCTGCGCGCGGCCAAGCGGGCGCTGCGGCTCGGGCACGGGCTCGACCTGCGGGCCGGGCTCGAGGTCGAGGACGCGGCGTGGCGGGCGGTGGCGTTCTCGGGGGACCGGGCGGAGGGGGTGGCGGCGTTCAACGAGAAGCGGGCGCCGCGGTGGCCCGGGGAGTGA